A part of Solenopsis invicta isolate M01_SB chromosome 2, UNIL_Sinv_3.0, whole genome shotgun sequence genomic DNA contains:
- the LOC105200829 gene encoding mitochondrial import inner membrane translocase subunit Tim8, whose translation MSDLFDSSSYSDKDDTDVLSQEVAQVLLVEKEKAELTAQIHTFNDLCWDKCVDKPGSKLDGRTETCINNCVDRFIDVSLFVTNRFAQLLNSVAK comes from the exons ATGTCAGATCTATTTGACAGCAGCTCTTATTCCGACAAGGATGATACAGATGTGCTCAGTCAAGAAGTAGCGCAGGTTTTGTTAGTCGAGAAGGAAAAAGCAGAATTAACTGCTcag ATTCACACGTTCAACGACTTATGTTGGGATAAATGCGTCGATAAGCCAGGAAGTAAATTGGATGGCCGGACAGAAACGTGTATAAACAATTGCGTTGATAGATTCATAGATGTTTCTCTCTTTGTTACTAATCGTTTTGCACAGTTATTGAATTCTGTAGCAAAATAA
- the LOC105200830 gene encoding microprocessor complex subunit DGCR8: MEIGIEQPVEDAMASEDSASNENQNILDHRAISSIQRENQNWEAGIKTTKSDHDTRSTGTDNSHCNDITDEEITCFDNKNTLHNGLCQEDSEHHDDLRQFDVLDDLDRHPEQNDASDDDSDTDESMDSEVPDEEIEAMLEEGLPEEFKGKRKDKKDRLPYEEREKLVLDEIGHNHFDVLPEGWVQVTHNSGMPLYLHKQSRVCTLAKPYFLGPGSVRKHEVPVSAIPCLQYKKALMEEEEERKKEMERAPNTEACSLPSAKIETIQENRAAHSLDSEQLRNYCQSLFRFKSIKVMRFQSWSARRKFTKIKKHRKQLERPTLPDGTKLITFPISSSSGSGNWNIADDNGQRPAKHWIMNPSGKSYVCILHEYVQHALKKQPTYKFKELENAATPYSAVVCINDMEYGSGFGSSKKQAKANAARKTLEILIPQMKDKISGENSGDTGSNNDSRTIKASRGNSDADLSFFDEISITDPRVAEFCAKTTEPSPHAILITCLQRNYGLGDMHINYSVNTLKHQRNEFTMKVGKHEATVVCRNKKDGKQRAAQAILQLIHPHIQSWGSLLRLYGSRSVKSFKEKKQLEQEITLLQGKAAVNQPNHAILGKLRQEMRRLAEQREAIQPIGKFVPPDLPTGSAANLNNVDL; this comes from the exons ATGGAAATTGGCATAGAACAACCAGTTGAGGATGCTATGGCTTCAGAAGATAGTGCAAGTAATGAAAATCAGAACATTTTGGATCATAGGGCAATCTCTAGCATACAACGTGAGAATCAAAATTGGGAAGCGGGTATAAAGACAACGAAATCAGATCATGATACTAGATCCACTGGCACTGACAACAGTCATTGTAATGATATCACAGATGAAGAAATTAcatgttttgataataaaaatactttacaCAATGGCTTATGCCAAGAAGATTCGGAACATCATGATGATTTACGACAATTTGATGTACTGGATGATTTGGATCGCCATCCAGAACAGAATGATGCTTCTGATGATGATTCAGATACAGATGAGAGTATGGATTCTGAGGTACCAGATGAAGAAATTGAAGCAATGCTAGAAGaag GTCTTCCAGAAGAATttaaaggaaagagaaaagataaaaaggatCGCTTGCCCTATGAGGAAAGGGAGAAACTTGTTTTAGAtg aaattggaCATAATCATTTTGACGTTTTACCTGAAGGATGGGTACAAGTTACCCACAATAGTGGAATGCCATTATATCTTCATAAACAAAGTAGAGTTTGTACACTAGCAAAGCCCTACTTTCTTGGTCCAGGAAGCGTTAGAAAACATGAAGTTCCTGTAAGCGCCATACCCTGTCTTCAGTACAAAAAAGCATTAatggaagaggaagaagaacgAAAGAAGGAGATGGAACGTGCACCAAATACTGAAGCTTGCAGTCTTCCCAGTGCAAAGATTGAAACCATACAAGAGAATCGTGCGGCACATTCATTAGATAGCGagcaattaagaaattattgtcAGTCTTTGTTTCGTTTTAAATCCATTAAAGTAATGAGATTTCA ATCTTGGTCAGCGCGTCgaaaatttacgaaaattaaaaaacatcgTAAACAACTTGAACGTCCAACTTTACCGGATGGTACAAAATTAATCACTTTCCCAATCAGTAGTTCTAGTGGAAGTGGCAATTGGAATATTGCGGACGATAATGGTCAGAGACCTGCGAAACACTGGATAATGAATCCATCGGGCAAAAGTTATGTTTGTATTCTTCATGAATATGTGCAACATGCGTTAAAAAAACAACCAACatacaaatttaaagaattag AAAATGCAGCTACACCATATTCCGCGGTAGTTTGTATAAATGATATGGAATATGGTAGTGGATTCGGCAGCAGCAAAAAACAAGCAAAGGCTAATGCAGCCCgaaaaactcttgaaattttgattccacaaatgaaagataaaatttccGGTGAAAACAGCGGGGATACTGGATCGAACAATGATAGTCGTACGATAAAAGCGTCTAGAGGAAATTCTGATGCCGATCTTTCGTTCTTCGACGAAATATCCATCACGGATCCACGTGTTGCAGAATTTTGTGCGAAAACTACAGAACCTTCTCCCCATGCTATTTTAATAACTTGTCTTCAAAGAAATTATGGTTTAGGAGATATGCACATAAATTATTCAGTAAATACGTTGAAACATCAACGAAACGAATTTACAATGAAAGTTGGAAAACATGAAGCTACTGTT GTTTGTCGTAACAAGAAAGACGGTAAACAACGAGCAGCACAAGCAATACTACAACTTATACATCCACATATACAGTCTTGGGGTTCTTTGCTGCGTCTTTACGGATCGCGAAGTGTTAAATCCTTTAAGGAAAAGAAACAATTGGAACAAGAAATAACCCTTTTGCAGGGTAAAGCCGCTGTTAATCAACCAAATCACGCTATTTTAGGTAAACTTAGACAAGAGATGCGAAGATTAGCCGAACAACGCGAGGCAATACAACCTATTGGTAAGTTTGTACCACCAGATTTACCAACGGGATCGGCAGCTAATCTCAATAatgtagatttataa